In a genomic window of Croceibacterium sp. TMG7-5b_MA50:
- a CDS encoding LD-carboxypeptidase, giving the protein MDFSRRMMLGALGAATLAGGATLRAQGAAPALVRPPRLKAGDTVGLVAPAGFLADRTELEVAVEAVRAMGLMPRMADNILHRHGYLAGTDAERAAGVNAMFADRAVRAVLSVRGGWGCARILPLLDYAAMRRDPKPLVGFSDVTALHLALQAREVGFATIHGPNAASQWPLGNWEPLRDMLFDAATPTYGPPPPATDRLVDGAARTVTITSGTAEGRLIGGNLTVLSALAGTPWLPDFTGAILFLEETNEAQYRIDRMLTQLGQAGILPRVAGVVFGRCTSCTDAGGYGNFTLVEVLDQHLGPLGVPAFHAPLFGHGGGRQVPLPVGARCRIDAAAGTMTMLEPVVA; this is encoded by the coding sequence ATGGATTTCTCTCGACGGATGATGCTGGGCGCCCTGGGAGCGGCGACGCTGGCGGGCGGCGCGACTTTGCGGGCGCAAGGGGCGGCACCGGCGCTGGTCCGCCCGCCGCGGCTGAAGGCCGGCGACACCGTCGGGCTGGTCGCCCCGGCCGGCTTCCTGGCCGACCGTACCGAGCTGGAGGTCGCGGTGGAGGCGGTGCGCGCCATGGGGCTGATGCCGCGCATGGCTGACAACATCCTGCACCGCCACGGCTACCTGGCAGGAACTGACGCCGAACGCGCCGCCGGGGTCAATGCCATGTTCGCCGACCGCGCCGTGCGCGCGGTGCTGAGCGTGCGGGGCGGCTGGGGCTGCGCGCGGATCCTGCCGCTGCTGGATTATGCCGCGATGCGCCGCGATCCCAAACCGCTGGTCGGCTTCAGCGACGTCACCGCGCTGCACCTCGCCTTGCAGGCGCGGGAGGTCGGCTTCGCCACGATCCACGGCCCCAACGCCGCCTCGCAATGGCCACTGGGCAATTGGGAACCGCTGCGCGACATGCTGTTCGACGCCGCCACCCCGACCTATGGCCCGCCCCCGCCGGCGACGGACCGGCTGGTGGACGGGGCCGCGCGAACCGTCACGATAACGTCCGGCACCGCGGAAGGGCGGCTGATCGGCGGCAACCTCACCGTGCTGTCCGCGCTTGCCGGCACGCCCTGGCTGCCCGATTTCACCGGCGCGATCCTGTTCCTGGAGGAGACGAACGAGGCGCAGTACCGGATCGACCGGATGCTGACGCAATTAGGGCAGGCAGGCATCCTGCCGCGGGTGGCGGGTGTGGTGTTCGGCCGCTGCACCAGTTGCACCGATGCCGGCGGATACGGCAATTTCACCCTGGTGGAGGTGCTGGACCAGCACCTTGGCCCACTGGGCGTGCCCGCCTTCCATGCGCCGCTGTTCGGCCATGGCGGCGGCCGGCAGGTCCCACTGCCCGTCGGCGCCCGATGCCGCATCGATGCCGCCGCCGGCACGATGACGATGCTGGAGCCGGTGGTGGCCTAG
- a CDS encoding GNAT family N-acetyltransferase has product MQQSTSAVPSADLPLRIATMADAPAIAELMALAIPALLGPYLTPAQIAASHRVMGLDTQLIADGTYFVVHDGAALVGCGGWSRRATVYGGNHTGGRDARLLDPATEPARIRAMYTHPDHARRGIGRRVLAAGEAAARAEGFARVRLAATVGGEKLYARFGYLPGQAFEDGGVPLLPMEKVLV; this is encoded by the coding sequence ATGCAGCAGAGCACGTCAGCCGTACCGTCAGCCGATCTGCCGCTCCGCATCGCCACGATGGCGGACGCGCCGGCAATCGCCGAACTGATGGCACTGGCGATCCCGGCGCTGCTCGGCCCCTATCTGACGCCGGCGCAGATTGCGGCGAGCCACAGGGTCATGGGCCTCGACACGCAACTGATCGCGGACGGCACCTATTTCGTGGTGCATGACGGCGCCGCGCTGGTCGGCTGCGGTGGGTGGAGCCGACGGGCGACGGTCTATGGCGGGAACCACACCGGTGGGCGTGACGCCCGGCTGCTGGACCCGGCGACGGAGCCGGCGCGGATCCGGGCGATGTACACCCACCCCGACCATGCCCGCCGCGGTATCGGCCGCCGCGTGCTGGCCGCGGGGGAGGCGGCGGCGCGGGCGGAGGGGTTCGCCCGCGTGCGACTGGCGGCGACGGTCGGCGGCGAGAAGCTCTACGCTCGCTTCGGCTACCTGCCGGGACAGGCGTTCGAGGATGGCGGTGTGCCGCTGCTGCCGATGGAAAAGGTGCTCGTCTGA
- a CDS encoding TonB-dependent receptor, with amino-acid sequence MRIFVGTGSALALVMVAQAAMAQVTAVGDASGTSEDTAPVAQGNDIIVTAQRREQSLQDVSAAITAIGTDRLAEAQVNSLSDLQTIVPSVNFGNDFNQAKIFIRGVGANTSTTGNATGVALHVDGAVVSRAEAQLTSLFDLARVEVLRGPQGTLYGRNATGGSINLITAKPSDTFEGYVRATYGNYSQLITEGAIGGPIVPGIAFRIAGKTEDRDGFGTNPVTGNDVDDLNRRMLRGHLRFELGTAAELLLTGEYFRQDDHSGAVHYLAPSFPDVARLAPLGRGGYATRPRDLASETDVGTDTESYSFTGTLTVDLSDALTLTNIANFRDFETSLFQDLDLSGVVNSLQTTGQPTTVQERRIDSEQWSNELQLNYSVDYLDLVVGGFYFHERQRPIDNVGLARRNGMASNIPLLQAAGISLDEAFGLCGYRPDDVSGGTTVIAPKRVCTRSNLGTDAYALFGQANVGLGLLSPALDSLTLKLGGRYSHETIESANPSIVIAAGGRGPVIRYTTEGTFRERSFSDFTPELGVEWRATPDILLYYTYAEGFKAGSGENAAGSTTIVDPETIQNHEAGIKATLANGFAINLAAYTYDLQGLQLNKTISGGPTGYQTIFQNAAETTAKGVELDVFGQVTDRFRVSGALSFTDAKFQDYLTLDPLNPVNILTPGVPAYNPVTNPDPTAFGAPGGGEIQLAGNQLRNTPRWAWNLHGEYDFDLAGGTLTAMGDVSYKSRIYFSEFEREIESARAYTMVDASLNWAADASGVRLQAWVRNLFDVDRASSTFALATGRLLGVTYLPPRTYGVTVGYSF; translated from the coding sequence ATGCGGATATTCGTCGGGACGGGCAGCGCGTTGGCGTTGGTCATGGTGGCACAGGCCGCAATGGCGCAGGTCACCGCAGTTGGCGATGCGTCCGGAACCTCGGAGGACACCGCGCCGGTCGCCCAAGGCAACGACATCATCGTCACCGCACAACGGCGCGAGCAGTCGCTGCAGGATGTCAGCGCCGCGATCACCGCCATCGGTACCGACCGACTGGCGGAAGCGCAGGTGAACAGCCTGTCGGACCTTCAGACCATCGTCCCGTCGGTGAACTTCGGCAACGACTTCAACCAGGCGAAGATCTTCATCCGCGGCGTCGGTGCCAACACCTCCACCACCGGCAACGCCACCGGCGTCGCGCTGCATGTGGACGGTGCGGTCGTCAGCCGGGCCGAGGCGCAGCTCACCAGCCTGTTCGACCTTGCGCGGGTGGAGGTGCTGCGCGGGCCGCAGGGCACGTTGTATGGCCGCAACGCCACCGGCGGCTCCATCAACCTCATCACCGCCAAGCCGTCCGACACGTTCGAGGGCTATGTTCGCGCGACCTACGGCAATTACAGCCAGCTCATCACCGAAGGGGCGATCGGTGGTCCGATCGTGCCCGGCATCGCCTTCCGCATCGCCGGCAAGACGGAGGATCGCGACGGCTTCGGCACCAATCCGGTCACCGGCAACGATGTGGACGACCTCAACCGCCGCATGCTGCGCGGGCACCTGCGATTCGAGCTGGGCACCGCGGCGGAGCTGCTGCTGACGGGCGAGTATTTCCGGCAGGACGACCATTCGGGCGCGGTCCATTACCTCGCCCCATCCTTCCCCGACGTGGCGCGGCTCGCCCCGCTGGGCCGGGGCGGTTATGCCACCCGGCCGCGTGATCTGGCGTCGGAGACCGATGTCGGCACCGATACCGAAAGCTACAGCTTCACCGGCACGTTGACTGTCGACCTGAGCGATGCATTGACGCTGACCAACATCGCCAATTTCCGTGATTTCGAGACCTCGCTGTTCCAGGACCTCGATCTGTCGGGCGTGGTCAACAGCCTGCAGACAACGGGCCAGCCGACCACCGTGCAGGAACGGCGGATCGACAGCGAGCAGTGGAGCAACGAGCTGCAATTGAACTACTCGGTCGATTACCTCGACTTGGTGGTGGGCGGGTTCTACTTCCACGAACGGCAGCGCCCGATCGACAATGTGGGCCTGGCGCGCCGCAACGGCATGGCCAGCAATATTCCGCTGCTGCAGGCGGCCGGCATCAGCCTGGACGAGGCGTTCGGCCTGTGCGGCTATCGCCCCGACGACGTGAGCGGCGGGACAACCGTGATCGCGCCCAAGCGGGTCTGCACCCGTTCCAACCTCGGCACCGATGCCTATGCCTTGTTCGGGCAGGCTAATGTTGGGCTGGGGCTGCTCAGCCCGGCGCTGGACAGCCTGACGCTGAAGCTGGGTGGGCGTTACAGCCACGAGACGATCGAGAGCGCCAACCCGTCCATCGTGATCGCCGCGGGCGGACGCGGGCCGGTGATCCGCTACACTACCGAAGGCACGTTCCGCGAACGCAGCTTCAGCGATTTCACCCCGGAACTGGGCGTCGAATGGCGCGCCACCCCCGACATCCTGCTCTATTACACCTACGCCGAAGGGTTCAAGGCGGGTAGCGGGGAGAACGCGGCCGGCAGCACCACCATCGTCGACCCCGAGACGATCCAGAACCACGAGGCCGGGATCAAGGCGACGCTGGCGAACGGCTTCGCGATCAACTTGGCGGCCTACACCTACGACCTGCAAGGGTTGCAGTTGAACAAGACCATCTCCGGCGGGCCGACCGGGTACCAGACGATCTTCCAGAACGCGGCCGAGACCACCGCCAAGGGCGTAGAGCTGGACGTGTTCGGGCAGGTGACGGACCGGTTCCGCGTCAGTGGCGCGCTGTCCTTCACCGATGCCAAGTTCCAGGATTACCTGACGCTGGACCCGCTGAATCCGGTCAACATCCTGACGCCGGGCGTGCCCGCCTACAACCCGGTGACGAACCCGGACCCGACCGCGTTCGGCGCGCCTGGAGGTGGCGAGATCCAGCTCGCCGGCAACCAGTTGCGCAACACGCCGCGCTGGGCCTGGAACCTGCATGGCGAGTACGACTTCGACCTGGCCGGCGGCACGCTGACCGCGATGGGCGATGTGTCGTACAAGAGCCGCATCTATTTCAGCGAGTTCGAGCGCGAGATCGAGAGTGCGCGCGCCTACACGATGGTGGATGCGAGCCTCAACTGGGCGGCGGATGCCAGCGGCGTCAGGCTGCAGGCGTGGGTGCGCAACCTGTTCGACGTGGACCGGGCGAGCAGCACCTTCGCCCTCGCCACCGGACGGCTGCTGGGCGTCACCTACCTGCCGCCACGCACCTATGGCGTGACGGTGGGCTACAGCTTCTGA